A region of the Arachis hypogaea cultivar Tifrunner chromosome 15, arahy.Tifrunner.gnm2.J5K5, whole genome shotgun sequence genome:
TAGCGAATTCCCAGCGGTCAGGTACGACCTTGCGAAATCCCTGCACAAGTAAAGGTAATATAAGATAAGAAAAGCTGTTTGGCTGTGAAGAAAATCcatgaagaaggaaagaaataatGATTACGTAGGTGTTGAGCTGGCGAACGAAGCTGGAGAAGTTGTTGTGCTTGAAATACTTGGGAAGCAAATCTCGAGCGAATTCAGCTGGTCGCCAAACAATAAAGGTGGTGCCATCTTCGTTCCATGAAATTAGGTCATCAGCAGACGGATCGTCCACCAGCTGGTACGTCTTCGTCAGAAACGGCGTCGGAATGGATCTCTGTGACTCCGTCGCCCCTGATTCGCCCGTCTGCTCCACCGGCAATGGCGTCATATGCTCTTTGGTTTCAGATCTGCAAACTTAACCTCTAGCTACCTGCTCGCCATTTATGCTCCTCCGAGTTTCGTAAAAACGACGAAGTTAATTGctctaactgtttgaatttgatgtttcgCCGCTGCAACAAATTGAATGACATAAGCTTAGCTAAGCACggttcctatttttttttttaattattattattgctattattattattattctagaaGCATAtactaaaaagaaaataataccACTGGTTATGTTGTATTATATTGATTGAGGATGAAGATTAGTTACCTTGGTTTATATGAATTAGGGTCGGAGTCTGTTGAAGCAGATAATCACCAGTTAGGCCGTTGAGAAAGAGGAGGGAGGGAGTTAGGTTATTTGTGGTTTCCAGAAGTTTCGAAGGTGTTAGTGTGATAGAGGATAGAGAAAAGGAGCCTTGGCCTGGTGGCTtcgagagagaaaaaaaaggaaaaggtaAAATGAAAAGGGCAATATTTCTGGGGCCCACTCTCATGATATGGGGATAAGGCAGGGGGGCAAATATGGAAAACAAAAGAAGCATAGCCAAGAAGGTGCTAGAAGAAATGTCTTTGTAATGGGACTTGCGACGTGGCGGACCTACGATCGTGCCACTGCTTCCATCCGATGTTGCCTTTGGACCGTTGATTTGATTGTTGCTTGTTCTAAAGGATCGTCTATGCAATGCTAGCTAAATTACACTATTCTTTAAATTTCTTTATTTGTTGCTTATTCTATTTAACTTCATTCTTCCATATTCAAACATGATGTGAATGAGAGCTCGAACATTTAATTTACGTgtgaatttctttttcttttaatttattttattgggaATTTGGTCGCTTTGATTATCATTCTATCTGCATATGAGAAATTTAATATCTGAATGGTGTAGATGCTTGAACATTTACTAtgatgttcttgatgattattCTCTAGGGAAATGTTTTGTTGATTTTCTTTTCTGGGTGTTATTGCATGCTATTGCATGCTATGTTGACTGTAaggtatgacaaaaaaaaaaaaaaagatttttgtatTTTGGTATCGCGTGTCTTAAAGAACACATgttataaaattataagttaaaaatttttttattaaaaatatcaaaaattaaaatttttaaaatatttattttatatttattaaaaaaattaaaatcttttactattaataattttattatataattttaagataTATGTTAACTAAATtctaaaatcaattttaattaagggtactaaataattaaatataaagtgGTCACAAATATTGCCCTCCTAACTATCTAAAGTGAGACACAAATCATTCAAAACTAATCCGCATTTATTAACACTTTGTTTGTAtgttgaaaagaaaatgaaaggaaaaaaataaatgaaacaaaaataagagaaaagaaaataaaaaaaaattgaactatTTGTGTGTTATTTGAATGAATAGAAAATagatagaaagaaaataaaaaaaaattcttttgtttaaaaggaaagaaaagtaaaaaaaaaagaaaattataatagtataaaattatattaatacccttattataaaataaagtataaatatttttatttattcatgttttattacattttataaatattataaaatattataattttatatatttaatttaaattatttatctaatacatataatgtttaaatatgaatttttattataataatatattaaaactaaatttatattaataattgttaataataatataactaagaatagtattagaaatataaaaatatagcttttttttattttcttgcttgtgatggaaagaaaattttttgaatggaactcacacaaaaaaaaatttttcttcttatttttttttgataaccaaacaaaaaaaatatatcatttttcatttattttttttttatccattTTCTTTTCACTCATTTTCTATCAAACTAAACATAGTGTAAATtgtaaaagagaaatgttattgatcttttaaaatattatttttttaaacaatttttaaatttaatcatttaattataataattttttaattattaatttttttatcttttaaaaaattatatctattaagatttagtttaatttttatatcctttaatttttcaattttttacacTATTAAGTTCttgttagttattttattttggaacgttaaaaacatattttaaaaaattattttaaactaattAAACACAGACCACTATCTTTTTATATGCACCTCACTAATATAGAattctcatttaatttatttatttttttattaagtattGTTAGGTTTACTGACACTAAAAAttagtttggattgattttttttaagtgaaaaaagttttttttaaataaaatatttttattcaatttaaaacctATTTGAATACgccttctaaaaaaatatttttattaaaaaaggtaaattatttacttttttttaagttaaatataccttgctttaaaaaaaagacatttttactatttaatttgaaaactctttttaaaatgcATCCCTATCcaaatgtttaatattttttgttgttaaaattgtttttttaaataaaaaaataagaaatttttttaaaagccaGTTCAAACTGACCATAATTCTAATATATAGTCAACAAAGCTTGAAAGGTAAAgacaaaaaactaaaataaaataaagaaaaaacagATAATTAATTCTATCACTGTGACATTCATTTTTCAATGatgtttattttaaaagtaaatagtTATTTGTAGTTTGTTAGTGGTGTCTTTTTGAAGAAATGATTtgatttataatataattttttaattatattcaagacacatctaaaataataaataataaataaaatatattaaaacacatccaaaaatacatataatataattttttttttggtaaaaataagtaaacacatttaaaataataaataacaaactaaatattttgtaaacacatctaaaattatcaaaaattatAAAGAGAAAAATGTAAAAATGGCGGTTATTATTTAGCTATGATAACTTTAAAATTATTCTTACAAAAAATGGAGTTTTCTTCCTCAAATACAaacaagaatatatattaaaaagatagaATCTTTTATTAGAAGAGCACGAAACGGAAAGAGAGCGCGGCGTGACAAAGGAGCACAGCTCGAAGTAGGAGCGTGGGACGGGTGAAGAGCGCAGGAGGAAGGAGCGGCGCAGAGGAGGAGCGCGGGCTGCGCGGCAACAAAGAAGTAATGTGAGGTGCTGCGGACCTAGAATTTACAAATGGGTAAAAGGTTTAATAGAGTAAAATTTGTGTTTTGAGATATTTAAGAGATGTTTTGAAATGTGAGTAAATCCCCAAAGTGGCCCCTAAGATTGACGCCATGCACCAAAATTGtccctgagattccaattgcaccaattatGTCCCTGAAATTGAAAAAATTGCACCATAGTGGTTCCTGACCCGTTTTCTGTTAACAACGCGATGACGTGGGCAtttggtgacacgtgtcacctcaTGGTTTGGCCACGTGTAACGGTATGATGATGTGTCGGTCAATGGCACGTGGCATGCTGACATGGATAtgtatgccacgtgtcacaatgctatttaGTCACGTGTCAGATTATGCCATGTGTCGCAATGCTATTTGTCCACATGTCATCCACTATATCATCGTTACATGTGCATCAAATTGGTCCCTTATTTTGcatcaaatgactcattttagtccctgaaattgaatgtcgtgcatcAAATTAGTCCATTCAtcagttttttctcttttttttataaatttaaaatttttaatatttttttatacactaattttaattatattttttattatacatattttataataaattttttaattaataatgttaaCTTGTATCATTAGTGTACATGTTAACTAAAACCAAAACTTTATTATTGCCTCTTGTGTTTATTTGTATCTGTTTTAATACTGTTCAAGTCATGGTTATAATAAgtacttatattaattaatagtgtAATATATGAAAAAGTCGCCTAACAAGTTATagataaaatgaattattataatcGACAGTATAAATCTATCTTATTAATTTAGTGAGAAGTTAATTATATGAGAAATCGGACATGCTTAAAATAGATGGGAATAAtgaatttatattagttaataaCTGCCTTATCAAGTActcctaaaatatttattaaagtgttaaatattaaaaaaattgtattaaggAATATTATTAGGCAACTACTCCCATGAAGATgtcaaaaaatatcttctcatgatGATCCTTATTTaaaaagtgtaatttatttatttagcaaTACTTTAAATAAAGGTAAGacttttacttcaaataaaatcaaacCCTACAATCTATCATCCAATGGTCAAAATGATGTATCTTCACATGATGATAATCATTAAATCTCATTAGAGTAGCTActatattattatactcttaacttacactttttattaaatcaatatcaatatgtcacataattcttttaataaaatattgtagaaaaaaattgtataattaaaactaatattttaaaaatattttataaaaacacttgtatttaaataacttgtgaaaagataaaattaaagttagtgtattcaaatatataatgagaattttaaatttataaaaaaataataaaaacttatgaggggactaatttagtgcacgacattcaatttcagggactaaaatgaatcATTAGATGTAAAGTAAGGGACCAATTTGATGCACATGTAACGATGACAtagtggatgacacgtggacaaataGCATTGCGACACGTGGCATAATCTGATACGTGACAAATAGCATTTTGACACGTGGCATACACATCCACGTCAGCATGTCACGTGTCGTTGACTGACACATCATCATACCGTTACACGTGACCAAACTATAAGGTGACATGTGTCACCAAAAGTCCACGTCATCAAGCCACGTCAGCGCGCCGTTAACGAAAAATGGGTGGACTACTATGATGCAATTTTTCCAATCTCAgagacgtaattggtgcaattggaatctcagggacgattttgGTGCGCGACATCAATCTCGGAGACCACTATAAAGATTTAGTCTTTGAAATGTcttaagatattaaaaatttaaaattgaattgttaaattttagttttacttaaactgttttttaaatttgtattttaaattaaaaaatattaaatttatttaaatatatttgttttaaatttaattattttaaattagtataataaaaAACTGTGTAAAGGATAAATTTAAAGGATACATTGTATTGCTATTAAAATCAAGGTTCTCAAACCGATTGATTATGCATTTCAATTGATAAGCCAAAAACCGTCAATTTAAAAATCACTACTAAATTACTAAATCAGTTTAGAATCGGTTGCTCAAATCGAACCTAAAATCGGTTGGCTTCAaaagtctttttctttttttttgtatgacTCGTGGTAGAGCGGTGAGACGGTGACGTCAATTATTTAacgttaattttataataatattacattgaaattaaataaaattttttaaaatttaaatagaacattttaaatattaaaaattaaaataaaattaaacgatgactttataataatattatattaaaattaaataaaatttttttaaatttaaatagaacactttaaatattaaaaactaaaataaaattaaatctaaatataaaaaaattaatttaatactttatcctaatatatattatattttatatatttatttataattttataaattattctaattaaactacaactaaatcaattaaatttttaaattagtgaattaatAATTAGAGTGGTACAATAACCGATTCAATCTTTAAAACGTCGATAAAATCAACATTATTAGTCAGTAATTTGGTGctcacatttttttaattaaaatctgaaaggaaaagaaaaaagaggaatttGCCAATAATAAGTAAAtctaaatcaattttgaaaaattcaaaaataaaaggttTCCGGGCGTGTTTCTAGTGCATTTGAGGTATTGGAAATTTAATTACGTttatattcaattaaaatttagaaaaacattaagtgaataaattattttaataaccatattttactaaatttttcttcttcttcttatgcctttttttttttatcaattataaccttttattatcaatttttaaattattaaactaatctCATTAAACTTAATTACCAAAATAACTTAATCATACAACATCTTAAAATATAGGCTGAGTTTCTTGATGAATACCTTGCATCTTTATTagacaaatatttaaaaaatgaaaaaaaaaaaactactttaaTGAAGATGTTTAATCTATGACGCACGAATATAGATACAGATACATAACACAataataaaacatgcaaatatataaatttaaaattttaaaaaaattcgaaaatacgacgtatatataaaatataaagtatttttagatatattataatgatattttgatattttattaatattaaaatataaattagttttttaattatttttatgtctatttttgattatataaaatatttaaaatatttattttaataattaataatatatattatttttaaatttatttcaagaatatatatttaaaataagacTCGTTGACACATGATAGTATTTAGgtgcatttaattttttttctattaaatcaccattaaacacaaaaaaaaaacatatatatcaaATGAGTGTCAGTAAATATTATGTTTAAAATGTGTCTGATATACATATAACTGATAAAAAAGTATCCATATTTAATAGTTTGTTATTTTGTAATACATAAAATCTAAGGTCCTTGCCTATAAGTAGGGGTGGCAACATATACCTTACTCGCGGATATCTAACCTGACCGTACCCGGCCGAGTAGGGTTGTCAACCCGATCCACAATGCGTAGGTAGGGTGCGGGTAGAGTTTTCGTGCGGGTCGGGTAGGGCACGGGTTGTGTCTCAACCCTATCCGACCAACCCGCACCCTATATaggtatatgttatatacttatataaaaatatgttttaagtggatgttgaactAAAGACCTCTAACTAAATGTAAAAGATTCTTAATCATTAAAAGAAGaccattaattgataatttaatatattttttttacataaaagttagttttattttaaattatcatcaagttatataataatattacatttttttttataatccaAAAATAGAATTGAATACCCACAGATTAAGAATGAGTAGGATTAAGGTTAAGATATTCTCAACTTGTAGATAGAATaaaattgagtttatataaaaatttcaacccactaataaaattagaattaattccaAATCCTACCCTATCCATTGTCGTCTTTACCTGTAAGGCCGGAAGCTAACCTAGGAGGCTAGGACCTTGAATTGGCCACAAACATTTTGAAATATCAATCACTCTTCAACTGCGCATCATTGGTTGACCAAAATACACTTGTACCAATTATACTATTGTTATGCATccagtaaattaaattaaactgttATTATCtaacaaatataattatattgtgtTTGTTCAGAAGGATATAATACCATTGTCCATCAACTAAACGAGATAATCTCGTCTTTCAATGGATTGTGCCTTTTGTTTCTTCCattattttctttcaaaaaacGTTTCGTTTTGCTTTTTTTAGAGTTCTGTTAAGGagtcaataaaatatttgtacaatgtatatAATAAACTATTTATTTGATTcaatataagttaaaaaataaacatcacctatattattaaaataatcattcaGATActaaggataataaacatctcatgtcataaaaTCACTCATCTCAAAATATGAGTTAAATAATGAACATCACACACACTATCAGAATAACCAATTATCGAACTGACTTTTCGGATCTAGAGCTTTAATACTATGTCATAAAACCATTCATCCTAAAAattaacactaatgattatatctctaatactacCTTAAACCTCTATTGTACATATTATACAACTATTTTATTAACTTCCTATACTTCCTCTTTTTAAGTcctcttttttttatcattatttaagGGGAAGGCGGCGGAAAAACGTAGCCGGTGATGAGATAGAGAAACAAGAAAATGGCTAAAATGGGACAAGCATAATGGATCATAGCGCGTGTTCTCTCTTTCATATAAGGTGAAGCCCAACAAGAAAAGCTGCGAAGTAAAGCACAAAAGTTTAGGCCCGGATATTGGCAATTCAAGCACGTGCAAGTTTCCTTTGACCAAAGAAAAGGAAGGTAAAAACTAAAACGAAAGGAAGGTTCAACTCTCTATGAACCAAAAAGGGTAACTCGCTTTCGGTAAACCTTGGGAAAGGTTACATTTACATGGCAACATTACAACTTCCAAGCATATTCCATCATTCCATGTATCCTTCTAGAGATTTAGCTATGGCTTTAGTGTTTGGTGTAGTAATAATGGATGGAATAAACTCCCGgctcaattttaaattttgtaaagtaATAACACGTTCGTCTTCAGGAGTTTGGGCACACTCAGCCTTGGTGGGAGTTCGTTTCCTAATAATAGATGGAATATTCTCATAGGTCATCGCTAAGCTTCTTAGTACACGTTCTGGACTTTGTTCAAACATTGTGGGAGTATCTCTGCTGTCATTATTGTCCCCACATCCTATGTCGTTACTCATGTCATCTGCATTATGGCACGTACTGTTGATTTTGTTGTTGCTTCCATTTCCAACTTGGTCTCTCTTAGCATCTGAGGAAGAAACTTTCTGTCGTTTGGGAGATTTACTGGACTTTTGAAGAACCAAGTGTGTTGGGAAGTTGTCAACCCTGTGCTTCGAATCCATTTCATTGAAACTATGGCTATCTACTTTAACTGAAACATGAGCTGGCACTATTGGAGATGTGCGAAAACTGGAAGTAGCAACATTTAGGTCAAAACCAAGATGTGAAGATGCATCCCCTTTCTTTTTCATTGAGCGGTTCCAATGATTTTTAATGGCGTTGTCAGACCTGATTCACCCAAGGACAAAAACAGTGAGAATCCAGGTCTTAAATATTAAGGcatgttttgaaaattgaagcATGTAATGTCAGAATCCAGGTCAAAAGCTTGCATAATTGTGTCAGGTAAGTAATACCTTCCAGGAAGATACCTTGCAATCATTGCCCACTTACTACCATATATTTGGTGATAGTGAGCAAGTGCCAATTCCTCTTCCTCCGTCCATGCATCTTTCTTTATAGCTGGATCAAGATTATTGTGCCAcctgaaattaaagttgataacTTGTTAGTTCATCTAATGCATCATATTTTACAGtaacatgcatgcatacaaggATCTGCCAAATAATTTTTTGCCAATACAAAAAGCTAAGTTATGTAACACATGTATACAACATAATGCAACCAACTCAAAATATCCCCTTAATGAGTCATCTAGAGTTAGACACAAATCACAGAAATCTTACAATTAGGCAGAAGTAAAGTATTACATAAATTAAGAAAAGAGCACAAATCCACAATATGAATAAAAATGGACAAATTATACAACAAATAAGGTCTAATATCGGCTACCTCTCTCGGCATTGCTTCCCAATTCGACCCGGTAAGAATTTTGCAAGTTCGGCCCATCTCTTCAAACCATACTTTCTTACTAGCTCAGTGAGGCGATCATCCTCCTAACAAGTTGAATGTACAAGAAGACCGCAATAACGATCAACATCTCCACTAACAGAAATGAGTACAATTCAAAATTACACCAACAGTAGTAAGTAGTAACATAGAAGTGCACCTCCTTTGTCCAATAACCCTTCACAAGATCAGGATCCAAAACTTTTTGCCAGCGATGTAAGCATTGGACTTCAGTTCGCCCTGGAAGATACGCAGCTGCAAAAGaccaattttaaatatttaactaCCTATGCATTTTAATTTCAAACTGGAGGAGCATATTCCTTTAATATTAAAATCACTTTGACATACCTATTTTCTTCCAATTCCTAGCTTCATGCTTCTTGACTATCTGAATCAAAAGGTTGTCCTGTTTGTCAGAAACAGGCAAATCGTTAAGTATCGGAAGAATACCGAAGAAGAATTGCAGAGACATAGAGTACTTCAAAAATGAGAATAATATAAGGAGTTAAATGAGTCAAGTACCTCTTCCTCTGACCAgcgtctagcttcagccttgctactccttttttttttggggaaaaaaaagtaagcaattatttatttattgttatattgAGATGAACATAGAGGCATAGAGCAAAGTAGCTTACCCTGAAACAGGGGTGGATTTCAGAAGAGTGGCATCACAGTTGCAATTTGAAGAAGAAAGGCATAAATGGACTCCATCTCCTTCAGATGAATCAAATTCAAAACTCAACTCCTCGAGCTCCGTCTCAACCTCCAACATCATATCACACTTTTTTTTGTAAATCACATCCAATCTTCACACACAAACGATTAATACTGAGACAAGTGATAGTCACTAGTGAGAGCAGTGGAATATGAAACGAAACAACTGGGTTGAGTGGTTTTAACTGCCACTCATTTCACTGTTAAGTACGCACAAGCAGCTTGCCTTGGAAGCCAAAGAGTGACACTGAAGACTGAACGGaagcttcttttcttttatttctttaaaaatttattattattggaaaATTGGAACGGCTTGCCCCGCACTCTTTGTGGTTTTTTTTCCCCCTAAAGTCAGAGGCTTTCTTCGCAAACCTATTCTGGATATATTATGCTATTTGGGCCTCAGTGTCATTGAGATAATATAAGCCCATTACCATAACCCATCCTCCTTATTATGGGCCTCCATCATATGACCCAAAATATATCTTCCCCGCAAAGTTATGAACTTATGGTGAACACAGTAAATATTCGACGGAAAATAAAACGGagagtttaattaaatttttaatataatatatgctaatattttaattattataaaatgtttttctatGAATAGTAGCCGAAATTTCTAAATTACACTCAAGGAGAAACTATCGAGGGTGTGCTTAGTAAATGCGTTGGAAAAGATAAaagtatatttaaattttttttatcgttatttttttgtttttggtaactttttttttttaacgctAAACGTAGAAGTGATCTTAAAAATAAGTtcgttcacttaaagcaaaaaattataatttctgtgtttatgtttttttttgttgtgacTAACGTGTATTTACGTTTACTAGTTCCATAAGAATTCAGATTTGTTTCAAATTATttcgaatattttaatttttttatcatttttaatacttttttatatttttatttttatttttattaaattttttattataattttgttataatatgaattattaatcttattaaaaaggataaaataaataaaaaactgatCAAACATATAACAATAGAGttataagtaataaaattttacgattcaaaataatactaaataaaaaaaactaaaaatagtaaaaaatttataaaatattttttgtttgatattgtaaaatttattattgtaatttttgtgcattatgtattattctaattttttataatatgtattattgtttcgattaaaaatgataaattaaataaaaaaataaccataaataataataaaaacataactaATAAAAAGTTAGTACCCAAAAtcgtaataaaaataaatttattaaaaatacttaaaaagagtactaaaaatatattatttatatattattttaatttaataaataaatattaatttttattataaaagtacTTAAACAgttgtcaatttttatatgttgtttttaatttaataaataaatattaatttatattataataataaaaaattataacatactaagatagagtactataaaaaaatattatataaaaaatatgttaagagaagcataaaaaaattaaatatatttaaaaaaataacattataatttaatattatattttttagtaattaactaattgtgtatctaaaaatgattttaattaatattatttaaataatatttattttatcaaatcaatttaatataaaattgtcAAATATAAATTATGTTGATACAAACTCACTTCTAATTAAAAGTAATTCTATAAAATCACTTTCTTTCAGATTTCAATTGATAAACGCCAATCTAAACACATACTAAATAATCAGAATCCAACATTTCCCGAAACTAGAAGGATCTTCAAAAACCAACCATTCAAGATAGATGAATTACAAggtttataataaaaattcaagACTTTCGCTGTGCACAATTGACTTTAAACAAATGAAATGAGTTATATTCAACATTTGTTTTTCTTCAACTCTTCCTAAGATTAAAAATATGACTTCTGAGTTGTGACTTTGGgttttcatttttaattcttttttcttttttcaccgTCTTtccataaattaatttaatgaaAATGAAAACGACATTGCCTCGCGTCATACCAGACCCTGTCCAACAATTACGTGCTTCGTATGAATTCAACTTTGTTGCGACCTGGTCCAACGTTGAAAAACACAGCAATATTTATCTTTGATATAATTCCTTTAATAGAAATACTATTAGTTCAAATTTGTTTTCTAATTAATTCATGATATAACAGAATATATCCAAAAATTTCATCCCTAAGATTTGATCTCAGCTCCTGTTAGTTGTTGCATctcttattttagtattttactgAATGTTAATACGAGGGGTCCGAAACTACTTTCTTATGCAACTTATATACGCGTTTTCTATTGACTCTAATGTTAGTTTATTACGTTAATAAGTTGATCATGCATAGATATAGCAAGTTATCAAAATAATTACATAGATATAGGTTGCTTAAATTGACGCGTTACCATGTGGTCATCGCTCCTAATTCATGTAAGCCTAATGTACATGTCAATGAAAACTCAATAACATATccgttttcttttttaatttgtttgcacaatgcaaaataatatttatcaatgTCACCTTCTGAGacggtataattgaaattaattaacaaaaaaaatacaataagagacatttttcaaaatcaaaggagagatgagaaaaaaaaaaaaaaaaactctaataGTAAGGATTAACTAACCGATTTTCTAACAATAAGACCTAATATAAGCTATAGTTATTTAGATTATTTAAACTTTATGTTCTGAATTCATGCTTAgcatcctatctaacaaaaggtGAACTCGAACGGGGATTAAAGATTAGTTAGCCTCAGGCTAATGAATGCT
Encoded here:
- the LOC112749640 gene encoding uncharacterized protein isoform X2, whose protein sequence is MMLEVETELEELSFEFDSSEGDGVHLCLSSSNCNCDATLLKSTPVSGSSKAEARRWSEEEDNLLIQIVKKHEARNWKKIAAYLPGRTEVQCLHRWQKVLDPDLVKGYWTKEEDDRLTELVRKYGLKRWAELAKFLPGRIGKQCRERWHNNLDPAIKKDAWTEEEELALAHYHQIYGSKWAMIARSDNAIKNHWNRSMKKKGDASSHLGFDLNVATSSFRTSPIVPAHVSVKVDSHSFNEMDSKHRVDNFPTHLVLQKSSKSPKRQKVSSSDAKRDQVGNGSNNKINSTCHNADDMSNDIGCGDNNDSRDTPTMFEQSPERVLRSLAMTYENIPSIIRKRTPTKAECAQTPEDERVITLQNLKLSREFIPSIITTPNTKAIAKSLEGYME
- the LOC112749640 gene encoding uncharacterized protein isoform X1, which produces MMLEVETELEELSFEFDSSEGDGVHLCLSSSNCNCDATLLKSTPVSGSSKAEARRWSEEEDNLLIQIVKKHEARNWKKIAAYLPGRTEVQCLHRWQKVLDPDLVKGYWTKEEDDRLTELVRKYGLKRWAELAKFLPGRIGKQCRERWHNNLDPAIKKDAWTEEEELALAHYHQIYGSKWAMIARYLPGRSDNAIKNHWNRSMKKKGDASSHLGFDLNVATSSFRTSPIVPAHVSVKVDSHSFNEMDSKHRVDNFPTHLVLQKSSKSPKRQKVSSSDAKRDQVGNGSNNKINSTCHNADDMSNDIGCGDNNDSRDTPTMFEQSPERVLRSLAMTYENIPSIIRKRTPTKAECAQTPEDERVITLQNLKLSREFIPSIITTPNTKAIAKSLEGYME